From a region of the Brevibacterium siliguriense genome:
- a CDS encoding DUF6882 domain-containing protein, giving the protein MSSTLQDLVNRAVFYSTEVQTHFGALISDAEWEVDFSSDPHLTFTSADGAVLRTRPHLLGSESDREKTWLWGWENVNDFPDAVVGLSHEVRKFGAAEEVTELTTPEISLDEELALRLTLASKEATDNWAHYPAAAGAGTTVWLLVEAAEIALPTPQVKVSVRALMQGLTQTTVTDHRAAIESYVAKRGIPTADLPEGGMRMLFADGSADLSFDDQRRISNCDLNAPLEGEAAEQFAAAAGSTGTPTEAAASSRTPGSASAPAAEEAAAPAATAPSAPAPAPVEEPSRTETQPVEEPAAEATPTAETQADDAAEPAAEAADASTQDKQPEVEQSAGDEPVEPAAAKTPIEEEPAKEAKPKKKGLFSKLFGR; this is encoded by the coding sequence ATGAGCTCAACTCTGCAGGATCTGGTCAATCGCGCCGTCTTCTATTCGACGGAGGTGCAGACGCATTTCGGTGCGCTCATCTCCGACGCCGAGTGGGAAGTCGACTTCAGCTCCGACCCGCACCTGACGTTCACGTCGGCCGACGGCGCCGTCCTGCGCACCCGGCCGCATCTGCTCGGTTCGGAGTCCGACCGGGAGAAGACGTGGCTGTGGGGGTGGGAGAACGTCAATGACTTCCCCGATGCTGTCGTGGGCCTGTCCCACGAGGTGCGCAAGTTCGGTGCCGCGGAAGAGGTCACCGAGCTCACGACCCCCGAGATCTCCCTCGATGAGGAACTCGCTCTGCGTCTGACCCTGGCGTCGAAGGAAGCCACCGACAATTGGGCCCACTATCCTGCCGCCGCTGGTGCCGGTACAACTGTGTGGCTCCTCGTCGAAGCCGCCGAGATCGCGCTGCCCACACCGCAGGTCAAGGTGTCTGTGCGGGCACTCATGCAGGGGTTGACGCAGACGACAGTCACCGACCACCGGGCGGCCATCGAGTCGTACGTCGCCAAGCGCGGAATTCCGACGGCGGACCTCCCCGAGGGCGGCATGCGGATGCTGTTCGCCGACGGCTCCGCGGATCTGTCGTTCGACGATCAGCGACGCATCTCCAACTGCGACCTGAATGCGCCCCTCGAGGGCGAGGCTGCCGAGCAGTTCGCCGCCGCTGCGGGGTCCACCGGCACCCCCACCGAGGCGGCCGCCTCCTCCCGTACGCCAGGCTCGGCCTCCGCTCCCGCCGCGGAGGAAGCTGCGGCACCAGCTGCGACGGCACCTTCGGCTCCCGCGCCCGCTCCGGTGGAGGAACCGTCCCGGACGGAAACCCAGCCGGTCGAGGAACCCGCCGCTGAGGCGACCCCAACGGCCGAGACCCAGGCCGACGACGCTGCAGAGCCCGCAGCGGAGGCTGCAGACGCTTCGACACAGGACAAGCAGCCGGAGGTCGAGCAGTCGGCAGGAGACGAACCTGTTGAGCCCGCTGCGGCGAAGACTCCGATCGAGGAAGAGCCTGCCAAGGAGGCCAAGCCGAAGAAGAAGGGGCTGTTCTCGAAGCTGTTCGGGCGCTGA
- a CDS encoding ABC transporter ATP-binding protein yields MALLRLSLKYAKNYWPFIFLVVILQLASTIAALYLPSLNARIIDEGVAKGDTDFIWSTGMTMLLVCFVQVVTAITAIYFGARTGMGVGRDLRRAIYRQVDDLSMLEVGKFGSATLITRNTNDVQQVQMLVLMTLNFMVSTPIMCIGGIIMALREDAGLSWLVWVSVPVLFIVVAILVYLLMPLFRRMQDQVDDINGVLREQITGIRVIRAFVREPFETDRYADANRALTETSVKVGNLFVLMFPAIMMILHLATAAVLWFGGHRVDAGQMEVGSLTAFLQYLLQILVAVMMGVFMMMMIPRAVVCAERISEILGTRSTMTIPAGVTDLPGRGELEFRNVTFGYPGAEEPVLEGLTFTAQPGTTTAIIGSTGSGKSTIVNLIPRLIDPQAGEIFIDGNPVTEFNRHQLAQLIGLVPQKPYLFSGTIASNLRFGNEDATDEELWEALRIAQADGFVAEKNDQLEERVAQGGTNYSGGQRQRLCIARALTVKPRIYVFDDSFSALDVATDARLRAALDESTGDATVIVVAQRVSTIRDADQIIVLEAGKIVGRGTHEELAETNPTYREIIESQLTTEEVN; encoded by the coding sequence GTGGCACTACTCCGCCTGTCCCTGAAATACGCCAAAAACTACTGGCCGTTCATCTTTCTCGTCGTCATCCTGCAATTGGCCTCGACCATAGCAGCGCTGTACCTTCCCAGCCTCAATGCTCGAATCATCGATGAAGGTGTCGCCAAGGGAGACACCGACTTCATCTGGTCGACGGGCATGACGATGCTGCTCGTCTGCTTCGTGCAGGTCGTCACAGCAATCACCGCGATCTACTTCGGCGCCCGCACGGGAATGGGCGTCGGTCGTGACCTCCGCAGAGCCATCTACCGGCAGGTCGATGACCTGTCGATGCTCGAAGTCGGAAAATTCGGGTCCGCCACCCTCATCACCCGGAACACCAACGACGTCCAACAGGTTCAGATGCTGGTGCTCATGACCCTGAACTTCATGGTCTCGACACCGATCATGTGCATCGGCGGCATCATCATGGCCCTGCGTGAAGACGCCGGGCTGTCCTGGCTGGTGTGGGTCTCCGTGCCGGTCCTGTTCATCGTCGTCGCCATCCTCGTCTACCTCCTCATGCCGCTGTTCCGCCGCATGCAGGACCAGGTCGACGATATCAACGGCGTTCTGCGCGAACAGATCACCGGCATCCGCGTCATCCGCGCCTTCGTCCGTGAACCCTTCGAGACCGACCGCTACGCCGATGCCAACCGTGCTCTGACCGAAACCTCGGTCAAGGTCGGCAATCTGTTCGTCCTCATGTTCCCCGCCATCATGATGATCCTCCACCTCGCAACTGCAGCCGTCCTGTGGTTCGGCGGTCACCGCGTCGATGCCGGACAGATGGAAGTGGGATCGCTGACCGCGTTCCTCCAATACCTGCTGCAGATCCTCGTGGCCGTGATGATGGGCGTATTCATGATGATGATGATTCCGCGCGCCGTCGTCTGCGCCGAACGCATCTCAGAGATCCTCGGCACCCGAAGCACGATGACAATCCCGGCCGGTGTCACGGATCTGCCCGGCCGCGGTGAGCTCGAATTCCGCAATGTCACCTTCGGATACCCCGGCGCCGAGGAGCCCGTGCTGGAAGGTTTGACCTTCACTGCCCAGCCCGGAACGACCACCGCCATCATCGGATCGACTGGTTCGGGCAAGTCCACGATCGTCAATCTCATCCCCAGACTCATCGATCCGCAGGCAGGCGAGATCTTCATCGACGGAAACCCTGTCACCGAGTTCAACCGCCACCAGCTGGCACAGCTCATCGGCCTGGTGCCGCAGAAGCCGTACCTGTTCTCCGGGACGATCGCTTCGAACCTGCGCTTCGGCAATGAGGACGCTACTGACGAAGAGCTGTGGGAGGCTCTGCGCATCGCTCAGGCCGATGGCTTCGTGGCCGAGAAGAACGATCAGCTTGAAGAGCGCGTCGCCCAGGGAGGCACGAACTATTCCGGCGGGCAGCGTCAGCGTCTGTGCATCGCCAGAGCCCTGACGGTGAAGCCGCGGATCTACGTGTTCGACGATTCGTTCTCCGCTCTCGACGTCGCCACCGACGCACGGCTGCGGGCGGCCCTCGACGAGTCGACGGGGGATGCCACCGTCATCGTCGTCGCCCAACGCGTGTCGACGATCCGGGACGCTGATCAGATCATCGTCCTCGAGGCTGGGAAGATCGTCGGTCGCGGCACTCATGAGGAACTCGCCGAGACGAACCCGACCTACCGCGAGATCATCGAATCGCAGCTGACCACGGAAGAGGTGAACTGA